The genomic region TAATGGGGATATCTTGAGAAAACATATATTGAGAGATGTGGCTACATCCATTGGTGTTCCTGATTATATAGCAGATAGGCCTAAAAAGGCAGCTCAATACGGTTCTGGAATCAATAAAATCTTGAAAAAGAAAGTTTTAAGATCATTTGACATTGAAGAATTCATTGAAAATCTAAAGAAAAATTAATTTCTTTATTTATCAGATGCTAATTTTGTATATTATGTGATTTTATGAATGCAAACAATACTAACAAAAGAATTAATAGATTTGATAATCTAAGAGGATTGGCAATATTTTTAGTTGTTTTGGGACATATGGCTTTTTCTACAAAGTTTTTAAGCATAAATTATTTACATAGCTACATCTTTATCTTTCATTTAGCCATATTGTTTTTTGTTGCAGGTTATTTTTCTAAAATTGACTTGAATCAACCCATTAAAATATTCAAGCGCATATTGGTTCCCTATATATTATTCACAATTATTTATTGGATAATTTATATTCCATTTGGAAAGCCGAGTGAGGCTATTTTTATCTATCCAACTTATGCATTATGGTTTTTGTTGTCATTGTTCTTTATGAAAATGGCATTGCCAATACTTGATAAATTAAGATATCCAATTTTATTTACCTTCATATTGGCATTGTTGTTTGGATTTATAAAATATACTGGTGATATCTTAAGTTTATCAAGAACATTTTGTTTTTTACCCGTATTTTTAACAGGTTTTTACTTTAATGAATACAAGGCAAGACTTAGGGAAAACTACAGCAATATAAGTTCAGCATTGGAAAATAGTAAAGTCATATTCCTTTCAGTGCTTATTGCCTTTTTGGCATCCATTTCAGCGGCATATTACATTCCTGGAAGCATCATTATGATGAAATTTCCATATGATGGTTCATATCTAATCAATATTGCTATAAGGGCTTTAATAATAGTTTTAGGCATAGCTATCACATTGATCATAAATAGGTTTATGACTGACAAGGAATGTCTCCTGACTAAATGGGGAAGGAATTCCATGGCAATTTATATCTTGCACATATTTTTCATTGTCTTAGTGAAAAAGTTCACTGAATCTTTCTTTTATAGCCAAAGTGAGATAATTGCATTATTAATTACATTTATCTTAAGTTTCCTGATTGTAATTTTATTATCACAGGATTGGATAAGCAAATGCTTTAAAAGGACAATGGAATTCATTGCAAATTTAATTTTAAAAGATGCTTAAAATAGAAATTGCTTAAATTCATTTATTATAAAAGTATATTAATATTAATAAACATATATTAAGTTAATATAAATTTAACTTATATTCTTAAATTATAAAATAGGCAAATTAGGCCTTTATAATTAAAATAACCAATTTTTAAATAAAATTTCAAGGAGAATTTAAATGGCAATTGAAAAAGATGCAGAAAAGATCTTAGAGGAATTTTCAAAAACCTTAGATAAAGTTCCTGAATTGGAAGGAACCTATTACATTACTGATAACCTTAACTTAAACCGTGAAGATGAATCCGAACAAAACGATTCAACTAAAATTGTCAGAAATGCAAGAACTGACAAAGACGGCAATGTAGTTGTGAAAAAGGCAGAATGGACTGGTTAAACACTTATAATTATTATTGTAAATGACTAGAAGGGGATTATATTATGAGAATGAATTTAATTCTTGAAATATTGGATATTCCAGGACAATTGGTTTCTATCTTAAATCCAATAGGAGAACTTGGAGCAAATGTAGTTACAATTGTTCACAAAAGGGAAATCAAGGCAGAAGAGGGTAAAGCTGCTATTCAAATAGCTATCGAAGGTGAAAGAGAAAACTTGCAAGCTGTAATAGACAGGTTCAAGGAAATGAACATACCTCTCATTGAAGTGGATGACACTGTAAGAAAGGAAAAGTTAAGTGCAATTCTCTATGGCCACATTATTGACAGAGACTTAAGAGACACTGTTGATAAGATCAATGCTGTTGATGGCCTTGTCGTTAGTGATTTACAATTGAAATTAGATGGTGAACTTAAATCAACTGCTTTATTAACTGTTGAACTTGATTTAGGTAAAAGAGAAATCGCATATAATAAAATCATGGAAATAGCTGAGGAGAAGGACTTCTTGGTTATTGATGAGGTATAGGGGGAATTTAAATGGATGAATGTAAGCTTATATTAATGGGTTTTGGAGCTGTAGGCCAAGGTGTAGCTAAGGCTATCTCCTTAAAGAAGGATATGATCAATGAGAAATACGGAATCACTTTAAAAGTTGTAGCAGCTGCTGACTCATCTACATCTGCAATATGCCAAGATGGATTGGACGAAGAATTACTCATTAAAACCAAAGAAGAAACTGGTAAATTAGCAAATTATTCAGATTGCGGCAGTGACAAGTCTGGCATTGAAGTATTGGATGCAGTTGATTATGATGTATTGATTGAAGCAACTCCAACAAACATCAAGGATGCTGAACCTGCAAAATCATTGACCTTAAAGGCATTTGCTGATGGAAAGGATGTTGTAACCTCAAATAAAGGACACTTAGCCTTATTCTATAAGGAATTGATTGAAGCTAAGGAAGCTGCAGGAGTGGACTTCAAGTTTGAAGCATCTGTAGGTGGAGCTATGCCTATCATCAACTTATGTCAAGAAACCCTTGCAAGCTGTGGAATCAGCTCAATCAAAGGTATCTTAAACGGTACTACCAATTATATCCTTTCAAGAATGACCACTGAAGGAATGAGCTATGAAAATACCTTGGCAGAATCACAGCAATTGGGAATCGCTGAAACTGACCCTACACAAGATGTTGAAGGTATTGATGCAGCATGCAAAGTGGTTATTTTAGCTAATTCCGTTTTAGGAATCGATGCAACCTATGCTGATGTTGAAGTTAGAGGGATATCTGATGTCTCATTGGATGCAATAAACCTTGCTAAAGAGGAAGGATACTATGTAAAATTGATTGGAGAAGTATCTGAAAAACAATTGAAAGTATCTCCAAGGCTTGTTAAGAAAAACAGTCCATTTGCAATCGATGGAACATTGAACTTAGCAAATGTAACTACCGATTTGGCTGATGACATCACTGTAATGGGAAAAGGAGCAGGATCTTTGGAAACCGCTTCTGCAATGCTTACAGATTTAATTAATATTATTAAGAACAAATAATTATATTTGTTCTAATTTTACTTTTTTTAATATTTTTTTAAATTTAAAAGTAATTTGATATTACAGATTATTTTAGATTATTATAGATTTTATTAGATTTATAGAGTATTAGAAGATTACAGATTATACTTATTTAATAACATTGTTAAAGGAAAAAGGAGTTTTATAATGAAATATGTTATTGTTATTGAAGATGGTGCAAGTGATTATCCAATAGAGGAAATTGATGGAAAAACTCCTCTTAAAATAGCTGAAAAACCTGTTTTGGATAAAATAGCTAAAGAAGGAAGGACTGGATTAATCCAAAATGTGCCTGAAACATTGCCTCCGGGATCTGATGTGGCTAATATGAGCATATTCGGTTACGACCCATTGGAATATTATACTGGTCGTGGACCACTTGAAGCTGCAAGTATGGGTGTAGAGACAAAAGAAGGGGATGTTGTATTCCGTTGCAATACCATTACAGAGCGTGATGGATTGATGGCAAGTTCAAATGCAGGACACATCTCTTCAGAAGAAGCTGCAGAGCTTATGGGAGCATTGAATGAGTACTTTAATGATAAATATCCTGATTTCAAAGGAAAATTCTATCCTGGAGTAAGCTACAGACATTTATTCGTATACAATGATAAGGAAAATTCTGAAAAGTTAGCAAAACTCGATATGGTTCCTCCACATGACTTTGTTGGAGAGACTATTGAAGACAAGATTCAATTTGATTCCTTTGCAGATGAAGTGAAGGCAATCATGTTAGAATCCAAAGAAGCATTAGCAGACCATCCTGTAAATCAAAAAAGAATTGAAGAAGGCAAGGAACCATGTAATATGGTTTGGTTCTGGGGTCAAGGAACTATGCCAGATATGCCAAAAATGGAAGATGTTTACGGCATTAAAGGAGCTGTAATAACTGGTGTAGACTTAATTAAAGGATTAGGGGTCTGTTCTGGCTGCACTAATCTTGATGTTCCAGGAGCAACTGCATTCTTTGATACTGATTATAATGCAAAAGGGGAATATGCAGTAAATGCACTAAAGGCCAATGACATTGTATTTGTTCACATTGAAGCTCCAGATGAAGCAGGGCATGCTAAAAACCTCGAAGAAAAGGTTAAAGGCATTGAAAGCATTGATAAATATATCCTCGCTCCATTAGTTGAAGCATTGGAAAATGAATACAAGGACTTTAAAATTGCAGTATTGCCTGATCACCCAACTCCAATAGATGTGGGTACACACACTAGAGATATGGTGCCTATTGCTATCTATTCATCTAAAGACGAAGCAGATGATGTATTGGTCTACGATGAAGACAGCGTTAAAGAGGGTGCATTAGGTGAATTGGTAGGCTGTAATTTACTTAAATTATTATTGGAATAATTATATAATTATTCTACTTTCTTTTTTTACTTATTTTTAAGAACTTTTTTTTTAATTTATTTTTTAGTTTTTTTTAACTTTTTTTTAAAAAATTAAAAATATTTATATAAAACGGATTTTATAGTATTTTTATATTACAATAAAAATTTTAACTTATAATAAATAATTCATATAAAGGGGAAAACAATGTCTAGTGTAGAAGTAAATTTAGAAAAAGCAAGAGCTTACAATAAAGTTAAAAAATATGACGAATCCTTAGAGCAGTATGAATTGGCATTGGAAGCGGATGGAGAATTAAGCCAAGGAGATAAAGAGAAATATGCTTGGGATTTATATTTTGTAAAAGTTAAGGATAATGAATTTATTGATGAAATCGAGGATTCTGCTAAAAAAATAGTTAGTGTTGTTAGTCAAAAGGATTCATCTAAAGCACCTAAACCATGCCCATACACTTTAGCTGTAATCAGATTAATGAAGACTTATACAGAAAATGAAAGGTACTTGGATGTATTGCGTTGGGCATCTAAATTAGACCCGAAAAAATTAAGCAATCAGCAATTCAAGCCTAATGATGAAGTTACAATGAACTCCAATAAGGAAAATTACTACCTTCAAACCACTAAGGCATTGCTTGAAATTGATAAATTCGACCAAACAATCAAGTATTGTCAGGATGCATTGGTTACAATTCCTGAATTCAACAATAACAATGATGTCTGGTTTAAATTGAGAATAGCTAAATCCTATAAGGAATTAGGAGAGTATGATAATTCCATTGAGTTCTTAAAGGACATCTATAAAACCAAGAAGGACTGGTATATCTCAAGGGATATGGCTGAAAATTACTTCTTCAAAGAGGAATTTGACGAATCATTGAAATGGGCTGCTAAAGGAATATTGGCTCGTGATGGAAAGCTTGAAAACAAAGTGAAACTATTCTCTTTAGTAGGAGACATCTTGGAAATCAAGGGCTTTGAAGATGAGGCAATAATGAATAAATACATGTATTATGTTATACGTAATGCTAAGGAATGGCCTATTGATGAGGAATTAAAGGATTTGTTAGGTAATTATGGTCTTGATTTGGAAAACACTGACTTTAAGTCTTTATTCAAGGAATATGAAAACATGTGGATCAGCATGAAATACTTTGGTCAGGAAAGGCAATATGGTGTCATTGATAAGGTATTTCCTGATGGAAAAGCCGGATTCATTAAGGCAAATGGCAAATCCTACTATTTCAAAACCTATGAATTCAAGGATGATAAGGATTACATCTATGAAGGAACTGAAGTTTCATTCTATTTAGAGGATGCTTACAATAAATCCAAGGATGAAATGGTTAAAAATGCGGTAAACATTTACTGTGAAATGCTTTAAAAATAGTAATTTAAAGTAAATAAATAAAAAATTTAATTAAAAATAGTAAATAAGATTGATTAGAAATTTAATCAATCTTTAAATATTCTTTTTTTCTTATATTTTATATTCAATATTCAATAATTCCTCTT from Methanobrevibacter ruminantium harbors:
- a CDS encoding amino acid-binding protein gives rise to the protein MRMNLILEILDIPGQLVSILNPIGELGANVVTIVHKREIKAEEGKAAIQIAIEGERENLQAVIDRFKEMNIPLIEVDDTVRKEKLSAILYGHIIDRDLRDTVDKINAVDGLVVSDLQLKLDGELKSTALLTVELDLGKREIAYNKIMEIAEEKDFLVIDEV
- a CDS encoding acyltransferase family protein produces the protein MNANNTNKRINRFDNLRGLAIFLVVLGHMAFSTKFLSINYLHSYIFIFHLAILFFVAGYFSKIDLNQPIKIFKRILVPYILFTIIYWIIYIPFGKPSEAIFIYPTYALWFLLSLFFMKMALPILDKLRYPILFTFILALLFGFIKYTGDILSLSRTFCFLPVFLTGFYFNEYKARLRENYSNISSALENSKVIFLSVLIAFLASISAAYYIPGSIIMMKFPYDGSYLINIAIRALIIVLGIAITLIINRFMTDKECLLTKWGRNSMAIYILHIFFIVLVKKFTESFFYSQSEIIALLITFILSFLIVILLSQDWISKCFKRTMEFIANLILKDA
- a CDS encoding homoserine dehydrogenase encodes the protein MDECKLILMGFGAVGQGVAKAISLKKDMINEKYGITLKVVAAADSSTSAICQDGLDEELLIKTKEETGKLANYSDCGSDKSGIEVLDAVDYDVLIEATPTNIKDAEPAKSLTLKAFADGKDVVTSNKGHLALFYKELIEAKEAAGVDFKFEASVGGAMPIINLCQETLASCGISSIKGILNGTTNYILSRMTTEGMSYENTLAESQQLGIAETDPTQDVEGIDAACKVVILANSVLGIDATYADVEVRGISDVSLDAINLAKEEGYYVKLIGEVSEKQLKVSPRLVKKNSPFAIDGTLNLANVTTDLADDITVMGKGAGSLETASAMLTDLINIIKNK
- a CDS encoding asparagine synthase C-terminal domain-containing protein — its product is YHVNLERDDAVSMANGVELRVPFLDKDIIDLSLDIPGIYKIKDNGDILRKHILRDVATSIGVPDYIADRPKKAAQYGSGINKILKKKVLRSFDIEEFIENLKKN
- a CDS encoding cofactor-independent phosphoglycerate mutase — its product is MKYVIVIEDGASDYPIEEIDGKTPLKIAEKPVLDKIAKEGRTGLIQNVPETLPPGSDVANMSIFGYDPLEYYTGRGPLEAASMGVETKEGDVVFRCNTITERDGLMASSNAGHISSEEAAELMGALNEYFNDKYPDFKGKFYPGVSYRHLFVYNDKENSEKLAKLDMVPPHDFVGETIEDKIQFDSFADEVKAIMLESKEALADHPVNQKRIEEGKEPCNMVWFWGQGTMPDMPKMEDVYGIKGAVITGVDLIKGLGVCSGCTNLDVPGATAFFDTDYNAKGEYAVNALKANDIVFVHIEAPDEAGHAKNLEEKVKGIESIDKYILAPLVEALENEYKDFKIAVLPDHPTPIDVGTHTRDMVPIAIYSSKDEADDVLVYDEDSVKEGALGELVGCNLLKLLLE
- the gatC gene encoding Asp-tRNA(Asn) amidotransferase subunit GatC; its protein translation is MAIEKDAEKILEEFSKTLDKVPELEGTYYITDNLNLNREDESEQNDSTKIVRNARTDKDGNVVVKKAEWTG